CATTCCCATGCCCATACCCATGCCCATACCCATTCCCATGCCCATTCCCATGTCATCCTCCAGAGCTTGTTCTGCGGGAACTTGTTTCTTGACTGCTAGCAGACGTCGCGGCGCAATTTGTCTCGCGGTTAGCGAGGCAGCCCAGCTTTAATCAATCGTTCGGCAAGCAGAGCCAGCCGCGCCGGCTGCTTGATCGGGTACCAGCTGCAATATTTATCGACCGAGAATGATGGATCGATCCGCATGTGCGCGGCGCCCACCTCGCGCGCGCGCTCAAGCGAACCGGCAGCCACGAGGCTTGCCGCAAGAAGTCGCAAATTGGCGACAAACTGAGGAGCCCTCGCCATGACCTTCGTGCCCCAGTGCACGGCCTCGTCGAAGGTCTCGTTGGTGTAGTGCGCGTTGGTGAGCGCCGACTGATAGAAGTAGGCATACGGATCGAGCGGCGACAACGACATCCCGTAGGATGCGCGCGCCACGGCACGTGGCCCGTCACCGAGGTAGCAATAGGTCGACGCACTCAGGGACCAAGCGATCGCGGAATTCGGCGTTCCCCCGATCGCGCGGTCAAATGCATCGATGGCGCGGTCATACGCGGCGAAGAGGAAGGAATTGATATGGCCGAAGATGGCCAGCGCCATGGGATCCGACGGCTCGAATTCGAGCGCACGCGATGCCAGCCTGAGAGCCTCGCGGGAGTCGGCCTTGAAGTCGGTCGTATGCCCTTCGCCGATGTGCAGGATGTACCACTTTGCCATCAGCGCGTAGGCCCCTGCATAGTGGGGGTCGTGTTCGAGAGCACGCTCGAACAGGGTCCGCGCCTCCTGCATGTCGTCATAACCAAGACGATAGAGGCGGTACATGCCCTGCAGGACCAGGTCGTAGGCGTTCATGCTCTGCGGAATCTTGCGCTCGGCATGCTTCAACTCGGATATGTGGATGTGTGGCAGGAGCGCGTATGCGATGCTTGTCGCGATCTTCTCTTGCACGTCGAACAACTGGCTGATCGACGCTTCATACTGATTGGTCCACAGCATGGACTTCGTATCGACATCGATCAACTGCACCCGCATCCGCAACAACTCGCCGCTAC
This portion of the Bradyrhizobium diazoefficiens genome encodes:
- a CDS encoding adenylate/guanylate cyclase domain-containing protein; the encoded protein is MMISVDNRSPDNGSDRSRPKRRIAAAVFIDVVGYSRLMGSDEEGTHRRWMSMRMDVIEPRVAASGGEVIKSTGDGLLLEFKNPVDAISFALGTQLHLEKSSSEGGNPLQLRMSANVGDIIAERDDIYGDGINIAARLQEFAGPGGIVVSGAIHDQVKDHLRYQAAELGFLTLKNIERRIRAFKIAHHELRAPTISVAHALKPSVAVLPLQMLGLEAAHAYLAQGIVHDIVASLAGIRELFVVSSTSTLGFTDPTIDAASVCHHLGVRYLVTGTLTRSGELLRMRVQLIDVDTKSMLWTNQYEASISQLFDVQEKIATSIAYALLPHIHISELKHAERKIPQSMNAYDLVLQGMYRLYRLGYDDMQEARTLFERALEHDPHYAGAYALMAKWYILHIGEGHTTDFKADSREALRLASRALEFEPSDPMALAIFGHINSFLFAAYDRAIDAFDRAIGGTPNSAIAWSLSASTYCYLGDGPRAVARASYGMSLSPLDPYAYFYQSALTNAHYTNETFDEAVHWGTKVMARAPQFVANLRLLAASLVAAGSLERAREVGAAHMRIDPSFSVDKYCSWYPIKQPARLALLAERLIKAGLPR